Part of the Paeniglutamicibacter sulfureus genome, TTCGAGGCGTTGGCCTCGGGGATCATGTCTTGGAAACTGCACGAGGCCGCCGGCCTGCGGGTGCGCGCCGACACTCCGATGGTCCAATTGGCCAGTCGCGTCCGGCTCGGAATCGGCCTGGGAGCCGCACGCATCGAGGCTCCCTGCCGCGTTGTTCGGCTGATCGAGTCCGCCACTCGGCGCGGTTTCGCCTATGGCACGCTGGCCGGGCACCCGGAGACCGGCGAGGAATCCTTCGCCGCCGTGCTGGAGCCCGACGGCGCGGTGTACCTGGAGCTCAAGGCCGTCTCGCGGCCTTCGCCGGGGATCTACCGCTTGGGCTCCCCGGTGACCGCGGCCGCCCAGTCAATGGTCACGGACCGCTACGTGGCGGCAGCCCGGAGGCTTGCCGGCGGAAACTGAGCAAGCCGGCCCGGGTTTCGGGCGGTCGGCCCGCTACGGGCAGGTGTCCACCGGTTCCCGGCCCTGAAGCCTGTCATTGGCCCACGCGACCAGGTCACGGATCAACGGGGAGTCGTCCTGCACCAGCGGCATGTGGTCAAGTCCCTGATACTCGCGATACTCCATCTCCTGCCCCGCCGCGCAGCGCGCGGCAACCCAGTTGCGCTGCATCCCCGGTTTCACCAGCTGGTCGGCCAGCCCCTGGCCCACGAAGAGCGGGTAGCCGATGTCCATCGCCACCGAGTTTTCCCTCAGCTTCGCGCCCAGCGGTCCGTGCAGCGCCGAGGCGGGAAGCACCGCGTCGAAGAGCTGCGTGCCGCCAACGATTGCCGAGAGCGCGTCGCGGCCGCCAAAGCAGAGTTCGCCGATGCGTTCGACCGCTCCGGCGTAGCCGGGTGTCAGCAAGGAACCGACGCCGAGCGCGGGGAAAAGCTCCTCCCAGGAGGCAGCAATGTAGGAGGACACGACCTTGCCCGCCGCGTCGTCCTTCACCCCCAGCGCCAAATCCTCCAGGTTGCTGGCCGGGGCCAGTGCCGCGACACCCAGCACCCCGATCTCCGGGGCATAGTCCCGCGCGATGGCTGCGCTGAACAGGGCACCGTGCCCGCCCTGGGAATGTCCCCAGATCACGGCGTCCCCGCGCAGCGCGATCCCCTCGAGCCGGCGGGCGGCCCGGTGCGCATCGAGCACGTTGCGCCCCTCGGCCTCGCCCACCAGGTACGGGTGCGGGCCGGCGGTGCCCAGCCCCACGTAGTCGGTCATCACCCCGGCCCAGCCCTGGGACACCAGCTCGCGCAGTGCCGCGGCGGGACCGTCCTCGAATGGCTGCGGCGAGAGGGAAGGGGCGCAGCGCGGGACTATGCCCTTGGTCCCGTGCGCCATCGAAACCACCGGCAGCGGCGCCTCGCCGCGGTCCCGCGGCACCACCACCGAGCCGGAGGCGACGGCCGGCGACCCGTCCGGGTTCGTCGTCGTATACAGGATGCGCCACGCCTCGGCGTTGGCAGGGACCCCGGAACCCAGCACCTCGGCGCGCAGCAGCCTGCCGGGTTCGGAGGGGACGTCGGTGGGCGGGGTGTAGAACGCATCGGGCACCAGCCTCGGGTCCCCGGCATGGATGAACGCGGTCAGGGCCACCATCGCCACGGCCATCAGCAACGCCACCGCGGAACCCGCCACCCTGCCGAACTCCCGCCACCGGCCCCCGGCGCGACCCCCGGGTCCCCGCCGCCGGGCCAGGAATCCCACCAGCATGTGCAGGCCGGCGAAGACCAGCCAGCCGCCGAAGACCACGCCAAAGGCCCACAGCGTCAGCCGGGGCCAGAACATCACCAGCAGGCCAGCCAGCACCGCGGCCATGCCGCCGAGCAGCGCGGCGGCGCGGTGGACCGGGGTTTTGCGGAACAGCGCGGCGAGGGACGTGGCGCCGGTGACCAGCAGGAGCACGGCCACGCAGGCCGCGAGCACGGGCAGCGTGGTGCCGCGCCAAAGCAACGCAGCGATGCCCGCAACGACCAGGAGCGCACCGCTGCCCCCCTCGAGCCAGGGCCAGGTTCCCTCTCCGTCCCCGTCCCGGCCCAGGGCCCCGGCGATCCGGGCAACGCCCAGCGCCACCAGCCCGGCGGAGACCAGGACCACGAACACCTCGATGGATGCGGCCGAATGCAGCGCAAGGACAGACCCGAGAACCGCCAGGGCAGCGCCCAAGACGGGACGCACCCACCCCGGGGTCCTGTGCATGAAACCGGCCATGAAGTCCTCTCGACGACGGCAAACCCTGCGCCTGCCCGCCTAAACATTCTGCCGCATGGTTTTGGGCCACGGGTGATCGGCCCGCCGCAGTTGCCGCGTCGGCCCGGACCCGTCGGGGGAACAACTTTCGTAGACTGGAAGCCACACACACGAACAGCTGGAGGTTGGGATGTCGGAAACGACCGTGGACGGGCTGCTGGCAGAGCTGGCGGCGCTCGAGGACCCGAAAATGCGCGCCGTGAACGAGAAGCGCGGGGACGACCACGGGGTGAACCTCTCCAAGCTGCGGGCCGTGGCCAAGCGGCTGAAGACCCAGCAGGAGCTGGCAGTGGAACTCTGGGCAACCGGGCAGACCCCGGCGCGGCTGCTGGCGCTGCTCATCTGCCGGCCCAGGGCCTTCGGCCGCGACACGCTGGACACCATGCTGCGCGAGGCCGGCGCCCCGAAGGTCCACGACTGGCTCGTGAACTACGTGGTGAAGAAGAGCCCCCACGCCGAGGAGCTGCGCGCCGCCTGGATGGCCGACGCCGATCCCGTGGTGGCAAGCGCCGGGTGGGCGCTGACCAGCGAACGGATCGCGAAGAAGCCCGAGGGCCTTGACCTGCCGGGGCTGCTGGATGTCATCGAGGCGCAGATGAAGGACGCCCCGGAGCGTCTGCAGTGGGCCATGAACCAGGCCCTGGCCACGATCGGCATCGAACATCCAGCGCTTCGCGCCCGGGCGCTTCGGATCGGCGAACGCCTCGAGGTGCTCAAGGACTACCCGACGCCGCCGAACTGCACCTCGCCCTTCGCGCCGGCCTGGATCAACGAGATGGTTCGGCGCAAGGAAGGCTGAGCGCCCGCCCAAAACATGGGGCACCGGCCCCATGCGCCGCGGGCGCGGAGTTTCTAGGCTGTGAAAACAAGCCAAGGAGACCGCCGTGAAAGACAAGACACCGCAGCACTACGCGCACCGCGCCGAAACCACAGCAACGCTGCCGCCCGGGGACGCCGAACGCCTGGCAGGTTATGCGCTCATGGGCCTGCCTTTCAGCAGCGGCCACTACCTGGCCTACCGGCGTTTCCCGCGCAGTTCCTTCGGCCCCGGTTATCGGTCGGTGTGGCTGCGCCGGCCGGGCGGGACCTGGAGCATCTACGCCGACGCCCCGCCGGAGACCAGTTGCGCCCGCTTCTTCGGGGCGGCCGTGGACGAGGCGGTGCTCGCACCGGTATCCGCCCGCTGGACGGGGCCCGCACGCCTGGAGGTCTCGGTTCCCGGAGTGCTGGACTGGCAGCTGGACCTGGCCTCGACCCCGGCCACGAAGATGCTCGGTGCGGTGGCCGGTGCCATGCCCGACGCGCTGTGGCGCAGCGATGCCATGCTCGGCGCCATGGGCAGGGTCATGGGACCGGTGTTGCGCGCCGGGAGAATGGGGCTGGCCGGGCGCGTGCCCAACGGGCAGTCCTTCCGCGCTCGCCCGATGCGGGTGTGGATGGTTCGCGCCTCGGTCGCCACCGTCGACGGAGTAGACGCCGGGATCCCGCAGCCGCTCCCCGTCCAGGAGCATCTCGCCGACGCCTGGCTGCCGCAGCGCGGCGTGTTCGTGGCCGACACCAGTCTCGTCTTCCCCTCCACGGCCCCGAGGCGGGTTGCGGCCGTAGAATGAAGGCGTGGCGGATCAGGGCGCGCGCGGCTTCGACCGGATCCCCGCGGTCACGGGGTCCGCGGGTTCGGCCGCGCGGGCCGGGGCGGGCGCCCCGCGCCGCAGCGAACTGCTCGCCGCACTCTCACTGGCCATCGACCTGGGGCTCGGCCAGCCCATGGAACACATGATGCGCGCGACGCTGCTGGGCCTGCGGATCGCTGAACAGCTGGGCGTCGACAAGCCGGCGCGCGAGCGCATCTACCACGCGAACCTCTTGGCCTGGATCGGCTGCCACGCGGATTCCTTCGAACTTGCGGCGCTCTTCGACGACGACATCGCCTTCCGCTCCGACTACTACCTCATCGATGCACAGGGCTTGCCCATGCTCTCGCTGATGCTGCGCCACACCGGTTCGCAACATGCCGGCGGGCGGCGGGTCCTGGAACGAGCGCGGTTCGCTCTCGGGGCGAAGACAGCGGTCAGGGACCTCATTGCCTCGCATTGCACCTCGGCCGGCCAGCTGGCGGCGCGGGTGGGGCTGGACGGGGACCTGCCCTCGATCCTTGCCCACACCTTTGAGCGCTGGGACGGCCTGGGACTTCCCGCGGGGAAATCCGGGACACAGATCCCGCTGGAGATGCGCATCGCACAGCTCGCCGACGCGGCCGAGGTCTTCCTGCGCTCCGGCGGCATCGACGCGGCGGTGGCCATGGTCGCAGCACGCCGCGGCACCCAGTTCGACCCGGAGATCGCCGACCTTTTTTGCGCACGCGCCCCGGAATTGTCCCGGGGCCTGATGCTGGGCGATCCCTGGCCCGCGGTGCTGGCCTCCGCCCCGGCCGATGAACCGCTGGATGCCGCCGGGCTCGATTCCGTGCTGGAGGCCATGGGTGATTTTGCCGACCTGAAATCCCCGTGGACGACGGGACACTCGCGGGCGGTGGCCACGCTCGCCGCCGCGGCCGCAGGACGCCTTGGCCTGGACCCGGTCGAGACAGTAGTGCTGCGCCGATCGGGCTGGGTCCACGACCTGGGCCGGATGGGGGTGTCCAACGCGGTCTGGGACAAGCCGGGGCCGCTCTCGGCGGTGGAACTGGAGCACCTGGCCATGTACCCGTTCCTCACCGAACGGATCCTGGCGCGGGTGCCCGGCATGCGCCGGGTGGCCGAGGTGGCCGGCGCCCACCGGGAGCGGCTCGACGGCTCGGGCTATCCGCAGGGGAGGACCGGGTCCGAGCTGGATCCGACCCAGCGACTGCTCGCCGCTGCCGAGGCCCACCAGACCTACCTCGAGCCGCGGCCGCACCGGGAGGCGCTGGGCCCGCGGGCGGCCGGTGAGCGGCTTCGCTCCGAGGCCGCGGCAGGCAGGCTCGATGCGTCGGCCGTTGATGCCGTGCTCGCCGCGGCCGGCACGCCCTTGGCACACCGGCGGCGCTCCGCCGGTCCGGCGGGCCTGACCGGTCGGGAAATCGAGGTGTTGCGCCTGCTCTGCCGCGGCATGGACAACCGGCGGATTGCCGCGGCGCTGGTCATCGCCCCGAAGACCGCACGCAACCACGTGGAACATATCTACCTGAAAATCGGGGCATCAAATCGCGTCTCGGCCACGCTCTTCGCCCTTGAGCACGGGCTGTGGGACCGCGGGCACGGCACGGCCCCGCGGTGACATCACCGCGGGGCCTGCCGGGGATCCGGTCTTGGGACTCAGTACTTGTAGGACTGGCCGCCGTCGATCGGGATGACCGCCGCATTGATGAACCCGGCGTCGCCCGAAAGCAGGAAGGCGACCAGCTGGCCGACCTCTTCCGGCTTGCCGAAGCGCTTCATGGGGTTCGGCTCGACAAAGGCCTGGCCCACGGCTTCCCAGTTCTCCGGGTCGATCTGCTTGAGTGATCCCTCGACCATGGGGGTCATGATGGCGCCCGGGGCGATGGCGTTGATCTGCACGCCGTACTGGCCGTATTCGATGGCGGAGTTGCGGGTCAGGCCGACCACTCCGTGCTTGGCGGCAGCATAACCGGACTGGTTGCCCACGCCGCGGATGCCGCCGACCGACGCAGTGTTCACGACGGCGCCGGAACCTTGCTCCCTCATGACCTTCAGGACGTGCTTGAGCCCGTAGAAGACGCCGGCGAGGTTGATGGACAGGACCTTGCCGAATTCGTCCGAACCGAAGTCCTCGGTGGGGTTTTGCTTGCCTTCGATGCCGGCGTTGTTGAAGAAGCCGTCGATGGTCCCGAAGTTCTTGAGGGTTTCGGCGACGTAGTTCTGCACCTCGGACTCGTTGGCGACGTTTGCGGTCACCGAGATGATCTCTGCGTCCGGTGCGATGTCCCGGATCTCCCGCTCGGTTTCCTGCAGCCCGGCGGCGTTCAGGTCGACCAGCGCCAGCTTGCCCTTCTCCTTGGCAATCTGGATGGCCGCGGCACGTCCCAGGCCGGAGCCTGCGCCGGTGATGATGACTGACTTGCCTTCAAACCTCTGCATGGGTGCTTCCTTTCAGTGGGTCCAGCGGTTGTGTCCGCCAGTATTCATGCAAACACATGTAATTTGCGGATTATTCCTGCTCGTCCGGCGATGCGAGTCCAGGCCGGTTCGCGCTGCTTCCAACGTATCGCGGAACCATGCCGGGTCTGCGGCTTTCGGCAGATCGAATGAAGGGTTTTGGGGAAGGGACTGGTTGCCGGCTGACGTCGCCGCCAAAGCGGGCTGGCGCCGTCGACGATCAGACGTGCCCCCTGCAAAACAGGTAGTGCCCGCGGCCATCGGCCGCGGGCACTACCTCTGGTGATCCGCTGGCGCGAATCGGGTGGTTCGGTTCGGGTTGTGGCTAGACGCGCGCGCCCGAGTGGATCCGGGCGAAGAACTCGCCGAGCTCGTCGGTCGCGCCCAGCGGCAGCACATTGGCCACGTACTGGTCCGGGCGGACCACCACAATGACGCCGTCGCGGGAGAGTCCGCGTACATCAAAGATGTCGTTGCCGGGAACTGTGCCGTAGACCTTTTCGTACTCGGTGAGCTTGAACGGGCCGACCTCCGGCTTGAAAACAGCGGGGACGGCGTTGATGTCGATGTCCTCGTGCTTCTGCTGGTAGATGACCTTCACGTCGAACCAAGCGTCGATGTCCAGGCCCGCCGGGGTGGCCGCCAGCGGCGACTCGGGCGCGGTGGATAGCCACTGCGCCAGCTCGCCCACCGGGGAATCGGCCCCGGGGGCCGAGGGATCGGCGAAGACGTAGATGCGCCAGCGGCCATCGGCGGTGGCGTGGTGGCCCAGCTGCATCGGGTTGGTGTCGCAGACGCGCGATGCCATGGCCGACTTGAAGCGCTTGCCCACCGGGAACCCGGTGGCCAGCTCCTGGTGCACGGCCTCGCCGGTGAGCATGGAGGGCGCGTACTCGGTCATGAAGCCCGCGGGAAATTCGGCGGTGCGCACGTAGAAGTCCTCGAGGTCCGAGGGATTCTCGAATTCCTCGGGCTTCTTGGCCATCAGTGTCGACCATTCCTTGTCGAAGTCGATGAGGTTCTTCGCCACCACCTGGCGCTCGGCCGAGTAGGTGGCCAGCAGCGACTCGGGGCTGCGGCCCTCAAGCACATGGGCCAGCTTCCAGCCGATGTTGAAGCCGTCCTGCATGGAGACGTTCATGCCCTGTCCGGCCTTGGCGCTGTGCGTGTGGCAGGCGTCCCCGGTGATGAATACGCGCGGGTTGCGGGTGCCGCGGTCCTCCGGCAATACGTCGTCGAAGCGATCGGTGAGGCGATGGCCGACCTCGTAGACGCTGCTCCAGGCGACGTTGCGAACCTCGAGCGTGTAGGGGTGGATGATCGCGTTGGCCTGCTCGATGATGTGCTCGATGCTGGTCTTGCGTACCGCGCCGTTGTCGCCCTCGGGCACCACGCCCAGGTCGACGTACATGCGGAAGAGGTGCCCGCCTTCGCGCGGGATCAGCAGGATGGAGCCGCCGTCGTGGGACTGGATGGCGCACTTGAGGCGGATATCCGGGAAGTCGGTGGATGCCAGCACGTCCATGACGCCCCAGGCGTGGTTGGCCTGGTCCCCGGCCATGGTGCAGCCGATGGAGGCTCGGACCTTGGAGCGTGCGCCGTCGGCGCCAACGACGTACTTGGCGTTCACGATGCGCGTGGTGCCCTCATCCTTGCCCGCGCTGCGCACCAGGGTGACCTTGACGGGGTAATCGCCGCTTTCCGCCACCTCGAGACCCTGGAAGTCCCAGCCGAAGTCGGGGACCAGGCGGGTGGGGGAGTTCTTGGCGACCTCGGCGAAGTAGTCGAGCACTCGTGCCTGGTTCACGATCAGGTGGGGGAACTCGCTGATGCCCACGGTGTCGTCCAGGGCGCGGCCGCCGCGGATGATGTTCTTGGGGTTCTCGGTGTCCGGGCGCCAGAACGCCATCTCGGTGATCCGGTAGGCCTCGGCTGTGATGGCTTCGGCGAAGCCGAAGGCCTGGAAGGTCTCGACGCTGCGGGCCTGGATGCCGTCGGCCTGGCCGATTTCCAGGCGGCCGCCGCGTCGTTCCACGATGCGGGTGGTGATGTCGGGGAACTGGGAGAGCTGGGCGGCGGTGAGCATGCCGGCGGGGCCGGAGCCCACGATGAGCACGTCGATGTTCTCGGGCAGCTCCTCCGGACGGTTGATGCCGACGCCGGCTGCTGGCTTGATACGCGGGTCACCGGATACGTAACCGTGGTGGTGGAACTGCACGGGCTTTCCTCACTTCGTCGAGTTCTGTCTGCGGCCGCCGCATGGTGTTCTATAGTCGAACACTGGATTCTATAGTCGAACTTTGGCCTGTGATGTAGAACTCTACGGCAAGGCGTTGTGGGTCACAAGTGCGGGTGGCGGAGGCGCGGGAAATGCGCGTGCCGTCTGACGCTTGGGTGTGCGATCGGTTGCGTACGGACGCTCCGGCGATTGGCCGGAAATGAGCGTGAGGCCTATCGCTTTGTGGATTCCTCGAGATGCGTGGCGACTGAAGTATGGATGTAAATCGGGAGTTGATGGTTTCCTCGCGCGGAGCCATCCACTTCAACCAGTTTCGCCCGTCGAGCATTCGTGCTGGCGCGGAGAGAACTTCAAGCTATCTTCAAGTTCAAATTTGGATTTGAAGATAGCTTGAAGTTCGCTCGACTGCATCTAACTTCAAATTTTGATGCCCATTTGAAGTAGATCTGAATGAAGCGAGGTCCAATGAAGCTGCCAATGTCCGCGCCCAACATCGAAGCAGCGATGCAAAAGATCTATTCCGTTCAACCTAATCGCCTGTTTGAACTCATGAGTGCTCACCCTGACGATTCACGGTATATGCATTGGGACGAGCTTCGTTATAAGACGCCGCCTGAGGCGATGACTCTTGAGGAATGGTGGTTGTCGCTTAAGTTTGCTCGCCGCAGCCAGTATCGTGCCGTTGATTTGTCCGACAAGAACGGTCAGGCCTTTCAATTCACTATGACTGATCGCCTGCTCAAGCAGAGTGAGCAAATTACGCGTCGCGCAAGTGGTCAGATTCGAACGCCGGACGACGTTTTTGGGACAACTGTGAGTATTCGACGGTTTGGGGACCACCCATTATTGCCGTTGGGGGCCAGTGATATTGCCGTTGGGGGCCAGTACCTCCCTGGGCGGGAGCCACCGGTCCCCAACGGGCCTGGCTATGCCTGGACGGCGCCGGTCTTCTCTCTCATGTTGTAGCTACCGGTCTCGATCCAAATGGTGTTGTGGATGATCCGGTCCATGATCGCGTCGGCGTGGACGCCGGAGCCGAGGCGCTGGTGCCAGTCCTTCTGCTGGTACTGGGTGCAGAACACCGTCGACGTCGACCCGTAGCGCCGTTCCATGAGTTCCAGGAGCATGCGGAGGAAGTCGCCGCTGGGGCGGTCCAACAACCACTCGTCTACGACCAGCAGCGTGAAGGCCCCGTACTTTTTCAGGAACTTCGCGGCGCCCAGCGGCTTGTCCTGGGCCTGGACCCATTCCTCCTCGAGGTCCGGCATGCGCACGTAGTGGGTGCGGATCCGGTTGCGGCAGGCCTGCTTGGCCAGGGCGCAGCCCAGGTACGACTTTCCGGAACCGGTGAATCCCTGGAAGACCACGTTCTGGTTCTGCTCGATGAAGGCGCAACTGCCCAAGGCGGTGAGCATACTGCGGTTCAGCCCGCGTTCCTCGACCAGGTCCACCTGCCGCAAATCGGCGTTGGGGTAGCGCAGCTTGGCGCGGCTGATCAGGCCGCCGACCTTGGAAGTGGTGAACGTCGAATGCGCCTCGTCGACGATGAGCCGCACCCGCTCATCGAAGCTCAACGCCATGCTCAGGATTTCGTCCTGTGCCTCGAAGGCCTGGAGCATCTCGATGGCGTTCATCTCGCGCAGCTTCCGCTTGGTCTCGATATCCAGTGAGCTCATCGGGTGCCTCCCGCGTAGTAGTCGCCGCCGCGGACATAGCCGCCGTCGTTGTGGAAGAGCTCGGGCTGTGTGGCCAGGTTCTGGTCCTGGCCTGTTTCCAGCAGCGGGCGCAGGTGGGCGTAGCGTGGGGAGCGGACCTGACTCTGCAGCGCGATCCGGCAGACCGCCTCCAGCCGTGCCGGGCCATAGCGCCGGCTCAGGCGCAGCACCGCCAGCGCGGCGTTGAGGCCCTGCTCTTGGACCTGTACGGCTTCAAAGATCCGTTCCACCACGTTCAGCGTGCACGGCCCGGTGCGCGAGGCCCACTCCTTGACCCGGGCGGTGTCCCAGTGCTGCCACTGGCGCTCGGGCGGGATGTCGGCGTCGTTGGTGCGGTACTGGTTCAGGGCCTCGGCCGGCAGCAGCCGGTGGCTGGTGAGCCGCTCGTGGTTCCGATAGACCTCCAGTACGGACTCGGTCAGCCGCAGGTCCACGGTGGCGCCGATGCTGGACATCGGCACCGAGTAGAAGTTCTTCCGCCACGAGACGTAGCTGTTCCGGGCGACCTTCCGCCCGTAGACCCAGGTGCTGATCTCGTAGGCGGCCGCCGGCAACGGGTTCATCAGGGGCTGCTCCTCGGCCAGGAACACCGATTTGCGGGACCCTGCACGTTTCTGGAAGGGCTCCTGGTTGTAGGCCTCGACGCGCTCACGGATGGCGGCCCGCAACTGCCCCAGCGACCCGAACGTGGTCTTCCGCAGCCCGGCGATCACCCACGTGGCCACGTGGCTCACGGTGTTTTCCACGCTGGCCTTGTCCTTCGGGGCCCGGACACGGCCCGGCAGCACCGCCGCCCCGTAGTGGGCGGCCAGGTGGCGGTAGGAATCGTTGAGCACGATCTCGCCCTCGGCGGGGTGCTTGATCACCCCGGTCTTCAGGTTGTCCGGCACAATGCGTGGCACAGAACCGCCGAAGGCCTCGAACATCGCCACGTGCGCACGCAGCCAGCTGTCCTGCTTCATGTCCAAGGTCGCCTCCACGAAGGCGTACCGGCTGAACGGCAGGCACGCGACGAACAGGTAGACCCTGCTCCGCGTCCCGGTGACCGGATCGACCAATTCCATGGTGGGGCCCGACCAGTCCACCTCGATGCTCATCCCGGCCTTGTGCTGCACCCGGGATGTTGCGTGGGACTCCAGGACGAACCGCTGATATGTCTTGCAAAAGCGGTCGTAGCCCATGACCGCCTGCCCGGAGCCGGCCTGGGAATCGAGGTATTCGCCATGCAGGAGCTTCAGCGTCACCCCGACCTTGGCCAGTTCACGGTGGATGGCGCCCCAGTCCGGCTGGGCGAACACGCTCTGGTGGTCGCCGCGGCCCGGGAACAGCAGGGCGTACACCTCGCCCTCGGACTTTTCCCGCACCTCGTCCCAGCCGACGCATTGTTGCTCGGCCGCCTCGAGAACGGTCGTGATGCTTTTCCTCGAGGCCCCGACCGAGGTCGAGATCGCCCGGCCCGAAAGCCCGTCTGCGCGGAGCTTGAGAATAAGCTTCGCCTTGATCCTACGTACCATTGAAACTGTTCCTTCCACCATGTGGCCGTCACATGGTGGAAGGAGCCTATTTGGTGGCTCCCAAGAACACTACGGGTGGCCCCCAAGGACAATAATCCCGTTTTCCCGCGGTGGCCCCCAAGCGCAATATTGCTGGCCCCCAAAGAGTCAAATATTCAGTTGACAACAGAATTCGTCCTTGAACTACATCGCATCCTGACCGATGGGACATTGGAAGACCCTAGCGACGCAGGTCGTTTGGAAACTCTCGATCATCAACGAGTTGCCGTATGGGATAACGAAATTTGTGTTCACGAGCCACCGAGTGCAGACCAACTTCCCCAGCGACTGCAGGCGTTATGCGATTTTGCCAACGGTGATACCCCGGAAGGGGCGTACATTCCACCAGTAGTGCGGGCGGTAATTGTCGATTTTATGGTTGGCTACGACCATTATTTTGCTGACGGTAACGGGCGAACCGCTCGAGCTCTCTTCTATTGGTGCATGCTCAAGCAAGAATACTGGCTCAGTGAGTATGTCGCGATCTCCAAGATTTTCAAGAAAGCACCGTCGCGATACTCAACTGCCTATTTGCTAACTGAGGACGACGAACGCGACCTCACCTACTTCATCCACTACCAGCTGGACGTTTTTATCCGAGCGCTTGACGAGCTAGATGACCACTTGCAGGCGAAGGTCCAGGAGGCCGCCGATATACGCTCTGCCCTCGCGAGCAAAACTGTTGAGTTTAATTTCCGGCAAGCGGAAATTTTGGAGAAGTTGGCTCGTGATGAGAATGAGCGGGTTTCGGTGAGGCAGTATCGGGATCGCTTCAGGGTGTCACA contains:
- a CDS encoding lipase family protein, with the translated sequence MHRTPGWVRPVLGAALAVLGSVLALHSAASIEVFVVLVSAGLVALGVARIAGALGRDGDGEGTWPWLEGGSGALLVVAGIAALLWRGTTLPVLAACVAVLLLVTGATSLAALFRKTPVHRAAALLGGMAAVLAGLLVMFWPRLTLWAFGVVFGGWLVFAGLHMLVGFLARRRGPGGRAGGRWREFGRVAGSAVALLMAVAMVALTAFIHAGDPRLVPDAFYTPPTDVPSEPGRLLRAEVLGSGVPANAEAWRILYTTTNPDGSPAVASGSVVVPRDRGEAPLPVVSMAHGTKGIVPRCAPSLSPQPFEDGPAAALRELVSQGWAGVMTDYVGLGTAGPHPYLVGEAEGRNVLDAHRAARRLEGIALRGDAVIWGHSQGGHGALFSAAIARDYAPEIGVLGVAALAPASNLEDLALGVKDDAAGKVVSSYIAASWEELFPALGVGSLLTPGYAGAVERIGELCFGGRDALSAIVGGTQLFDAVLPASALHGPLGAKLRENSVAMDIGYPLFVGQGLADQLVKPGMQRNWVAARCAAGQEMEYREYQGLDHMPLVQDDSPLIRDLVAWANDRLQGREPVDTCP
- a CDS encoding DNA alkylation repair protein, with translation MSETTVDGLLAELAALEDPKMRAVNEKRGDDHGVNLSKLRAVAKRLKTQQELAVELWATGQTPARLLALLICRPRAFGRDTLDTMLREAGAPKVHDWLVNYVVKKSPHAEELRAAWMADADPVVASAGWALTSERIAKKPEGLDLPGLLDVIEAQMKDAPERLQWAMNQALATIGIEHPALRARALRIGERLEVLKDYPTPPNCTSPFAPAWINEMVRRKEG
- a CDS encoding HD domain-containing phosphohydrolase, translated to MADQGARGFDRIPAVTGSAGSAARAGAGAPRRSELLAALSLAIDLGLGQPMEHMMRATLLGLRIAEQLGVDKPARERIYHANLLAWIGCHADSFELAALFDDDIAFRSDYYLIDAQGLPMLSLMLRHTGSQHAGGRRVLERARFALGAKTAVRDLIASHCTSAGQLAARVGLDGDLPSILAHTFERWDGLGLPAGKSGTQIPLEMRIAQLADAAEVFLRSGGIDAAVAMVAARRGTQFDPEIADLFCARAPELSRGLMLGDPWPAVLASAPADEPLDAAGLDSVLEAMGDFADLKSPWTTGHSRAVATLAAAAAGRLGLDPVETVVLRRSGWVHDLGRMGVSNAVWDKPGPLSAVELEHLAMYPFLTERILARVPGMRRVAEVAGAHRERLDGSGYPQGRTGSELDPTQRLLAAAEAHQTYLEPRPHREALGPRAAGERLRSEAAAGRLDASAVDAVLAAAGTPLAHRRRSAGPAGLTGREIEVLRLLCRGMDNRRIAAALVIAPKTARNHVEHIYLKIGASNRVSATLFALEHGLWDRGHGTAPR
- a CDS encoding SDR family oxidoreductase, translated to MQRFEGKSVIITGAGSGLGRAAAIQIAKEKGKLALVDLNAAGLQETEREIRDIAPDAEIISVTANVANESEVQNYVAETLKNFGTIDGFFNNAGIEGKQNPTEDFGSDEFGKVLSINLAGVFYGLKHVLKVMREQGSGAVVNTASVGGIRGVGNQSGYAAAKHGVVGLTRNSAIEYGQYGVQINAIAPGAIMTPMVEGSLKQIDPENWEAVGQAFVEPNPMKRFGKPEEVGQLVAFLLSGDAGFINAAVIPIDGGQSYKY
- a CDS encoding FAD-binding monooxygenase — encoded protein: MQFHHHGYVSGDPRIKPAAGVGINRPEELPENIDVLIVGSGPAGMLTAAQLSQFPDITTRIVERRGGRLEIGQADGIQARSVETFQAFGFAEAITAEAYRITEMAFWRPDTENPKNIIRGGRALDDTVGISEFPHLIVNQARVLDYFAEVAKNSPTRLVPDFGWDFQGLEVAESGDYPVKVTLVRSAGKDEGTTRIVNAKYVVGADGARSKVRASIGCTMAGDQANHAWGVMDVLASTDFPDIRLKCAIQSHDGGSILLIPREGGHLFRMYVDLGVVPEGDNGAVRKTSIEHIIEQANAIIHPYTLEVRNVAWSSVYEVGHRLTDRFDDVLPEDRGTRNPRVFITGDACHTHSAKAGQGMNVSMQDGFNIGWKLAHVLEGRSPESLLATYSAERQVVAKNLIDFDKEWSTLMAKKPEEFENPSDLEDFYVRTAEFPAGFMTEYAPSMLTGEAVHQELATGFPVGKRFKSAMASRVCDTNPMQLGHHATADGRWRIYVFADPSAPGADSPVGELAQWLSTAPESPLAATPAGLDIDAWFDVKVIYQQKHEDIDINAVPAVFKPEVGPFKLTEYEKVYGTVPGNDIFDVRGLSRDGVIVVVRPDQYVANVLPLGATDELGEFFARIHSGARV
- a CDS encoding ATP-binding protein translates to MSSLDIETKRKLREMNAIEMLQAFEAQDEILSMALSFDERVRLIVDEAHSTFTTSKVGGLISRAKLRYPNADLRQVDLVEERGLNRSMLTALGSCAFIEQNQNVVFQGFTGSGKSYLGCALAKQACRNRIRTHYVRMPDLEEEWVQAQDKPLGAAKFLKKYGAFTLLVVDEWLLDRPSGDFLRMLLELMERRYGSTSTVFCTQYQQKDWHQRLGSGVHADAIMDRIIHNTIWIETGSYNMREKTGAVQA
- the istA gene encoding IS21 family transposase — protein: MVRRIKAKLILKLRADGLSGRAISTSVGASRKSITTVLEAAEQQCVGWDEVREKSEGEVYALLFPGRGDHQSVFAQPDWGAIHRELAKVGVTLKLLHGEYLDSQAGSGQAVMGYDRFCKTYQRFVLESHATSRVQHKAGMSIEVDWSGPTMELVDPVTGTRSRVYLFVACLPFSRYAFVEATLDMKQDSWLRAHVAMFEAFGGSVPRIVPDNLKTGVIKHPAEGEIVLNDSYRHLAAHYGAAVLPGRVRAPKDKASVENTVSHVATWVIAGLRKTTFGSLGQLRAAIRERVEAYNQEPFQKRAGSRKSVFLAEEQPLMNPLPAAAYEISTWVYGRKVARNSYVSWRKNFYSVPMSSIGATVDLRLTESVLEVYRNHERLTSHRLLPAEALNQYRTNDADIPPERQWQHWDTARVKEWASRTGPCTLNVVERIFEAVQVQEQGLNAALAVLRLSRRYGPARLEAVCRIALQSQVRSPRYAHLRPLLETGQDQNLATQPELFHNDGGYVRGGDYYAGGTR